In a genomic window of Pangasianodon hypophthalmus isolate fPanHyp1 chromosome 1, fPanHyp1.pri, whole genome shotgun sequence:
- the mrpl13 gene encoding 39S ribosomal protein L13, mitochondrial, with translation MSSFSRSAQQWATFARSWYLIDARMQPPGKIAVMCSVRLQGKHKPIYHALSDIGDHVVVMNTRHIAFSGNKWEQKVYSSHTGYPGGFKQLTAAQMHQKDPTAIIKLAVYGMLPKNLKRRTMMQRLHLFTDDVLPDDILRNLTEELPQPRAIPRKLSEYTQAERDAFPLLWTPPEDYRMK, from the exons ATGTCTAGTTTTTCCAGATCTGCCCAG CAATGGGCGACGTTTGCAAGGTCTTGGTATCTGATAGACGCCCGAATGCAGCCTCCAGGGAAAATCGCTGTAATGTGCTCAGTTCGGCTTCAGGGCAAACACAAGCCGATCTACCATGCACTAA GTGATATTGGCGATCACGTGGTGGTCATGAACACCAGACACATAGCGTTTTCGGGGAATAAATGGGAACAGAAGGTCTACTCTTCACACACAGG ATACCCAGGTGGCTTCAAGCAGCTCACAGCGGCCCAGATGCACCAAAAAGACCCAACGGCT ATCATAAAACTAGCTGTGTACGGGATGCTCCCCAAAAACCTCAAGAGGAGGACCATGATGCAACGGCTGCATCTGTTCACTGACGAT GTTCTTCCAGATGACATCTTGAGGAACCTGACAGAAGAGCTTCCACAGCCCCGCGCCATTCCACGCAAACTCAGCGAGTACACACAAGCAGAGCGCGACGCCTTTCCCCTACTCTGGACCCC GCCAGAGGACTACAGAATGAAGTGA